AATATCTGCTTCGTTCCGTTAGAAAACGGTTCACTATGTTTAATTTTAGGAACTTCAGGCTTTTCAAATACCGGTTTTTTCTCTTGTTCAAGGCCTGGATAGCCATTAATAATGGTTTCACCGATAAAAGTGAGCAATTTTGTCCCGCGGTCTTTTCGTTTCGGGAACACAAATAATTCAGGTGTAGAATCAATAAAGGATGTATTATACTCCCCTGTTAAAAACTGTTCATGCTGAACGACATTTTCTAAAAATGCGATGTTTGTCTTAATACCGCGAATACGGAATTCCTGAAGGTTCCGAAGCATTTTAGCTGCGGCACCCTCAAAAGTAAGCGACCACGTAGATACCTTAACAAGCAGTGAGTCATAGTGAGGTGTAATGACAGCACCCTGGAAACCATTACCAGCATCGAGGCGTACGCCAAAACCGCCGCTTGATCTATAAGCCATAATTTTTCCTGTGTCCGGGAAGAAATTGTTAGCCGGATCTTCCGTCGTGACACGAGATTGAATCGCATAACCATTGGTAGTGATCTTTTCCTGGCTCGGAATGCCGATTTCGGGACCGTGCAATGATTTACCAGCTGCAATAAACAGCTGTGTCTGCACAATGTCCACCCCTGTAACCATTTCTGTTATTGTGTGTTCTACCTGTACGCGCGGGTTTACTTCAATGAAATAAAATTCACCGTCAGGATTAACGAGGAATTCAACCGTTCCCGCATTCACGTAATTAATATTCTCCGCCAGTTTTAACGCTGCATTACAAATGTTTTCCCGAAGTTCCTGACTTAAAGACACGCTTGGAGCAATTTCAACGACCTTCTGGTGACGGCGCTGTACAGAGCAGTCTCTGTCATAAAGGTGCACGATGTTGCCTTCTTTGTCCCCAAGCACCTGCACTTCAATATGCTTTGGATTTTCAATGAACTTTTCCACGTACACTTCATCGCTGCCAAAGGAAGATTTCGCCTCAGAGCGTGCACGGTCATACGCTTCTTCTAACGCTTCAGGGCTGCGTACGATCCGCATCCCGCGTCCGCCTCCGCCAAGAGCGGCTTTAATAATAAATGGAAATCCATGTTCATCAGCAAATTTTTTGACTTCATGGATGCCGGAAACCGGTCCGTCACTTCCTGGAATAACAGGAAGTCCGGCTCTAATAGCCGTTTCTCTTGCTCGTACCTTATCCCCGAACATATGTAGATGTTCGGTACCAGGGCCGATGAAGATAATGCCTTCTTCTTTACATCTTTGTGCAAATTCAAGGTTTTCTGATAAAAAACCATAGCCTGGATGAATTGCATCTACGTCATTGCTTTTTGCTGTTTCTATAATGCTTTCAATATCAAGATACGCATCAATCGGTTTTTTTCCTTCGCCAATTAAGTAAGCTTCATCTGCTTTGTACCGGTGAAACGCACTGGAGTCTTCTCTTGAATACACCGCAACGGTTCGAATATGCAATTCGGTGCATGCTCGGAAAATACGGATGGCAATTTCTCCTCTGTTAGCAACTAAAAGTTTTTGAATTTTATTAGTCTCCATTAAAACCACTCCCTACTATATTTTTAAGGTTATTTCACTAAAAAAAAATAAAATTTTAACCTATATAACAAAAAATTATGCTATACTAAACTTATCGTAATCACATTTTAATCATGATTAGAGGTGAATTGAGTGAAAAAGGCCAAAAACAAAGAAATCCAGACCATCCGAATGATGGTATATTTCATAGATGCCACTTCCGAAATTATTGAACAAGAAGGAATGGATAAAATCACCATTCGAAAAGTTGCTGACTTAGCCGGCTTTAATAGTGCAACCATTTATAATTACTTTGAAGAACTCTCCCATTTAATATTTTTTGCATCGATGCGTTACGTGAAAAAATATATTAATGCTTTACCTGAATATCTTGCTTCCACTGAAGATCCTTTGGAACAGTATCTAAAAATTTGGGAGTGTTTTTCTAGGTTCTCTTTTAGTGATCCCCACATTTATTATGCAGTGTTTTCTTCAAACTTAGGTTACCCCGCTGAAAAACTTTTAAAGGATTACTATGGAATGTTTCCAACAGACCTTGTCGAAGTTCCAGCGGAGTTAAGAGAAATGCTCTTAGAATCTAATGTTACAAAAAGAGACTTTATTGCACTTAAGCCATGTATCGAAAAAGGCTACATTAAATCTGAAGATGCCAGTCAAATTAGTGAGATTCATTTTCTTATATGGCAAGGTATGCATACTATGTTTCTAAATAAAAGATGTGAATATACAGTGGAAGAAGCAACAGAAATAACTGTAAATCACATACGTGCTACAATGCAGAAGCCATAATTGCTAAGAAAATGAAAGTTATTACATAATTTCTTTATGATCCTTCTCCTTGATATTGGACACATTTCGTTTTGGATAGTTTTGTATTTTTTTATGCTCCAAAATTAATCCTTTTAAAAGGGAATAGCACATTACTGACATAATAATAGCAAAGGGAAACGCAGCTGCAATAGAAGCAGATTGTAAGGTCTCCAGGCTACCACTTAAAAGTAAAACAATTGATACAAGTGATAGTAAACACCCCCAAGTGAGCTTGATCTTCCATGAAGGATTAAGGTTACCTTTAGAGCTGAATACCGATAAAATAAAAGTTGAAGAATCGGCTGATGTTACAAAAAAGCTAACTACTAGTATGACAGCAATAAAACTTAAAGTGGTGCTAAAAGGGAAATATTGAAAAAATACAAACAAGGCTTCAGTAACGTCAGTTTGGGCTGCATCTGATAAGGCTGTGTTGCCCATATTGTGTACAAGGTGCAAGCTTGAACCTCCAAAAACGGAAAACCATGCAAAGGTGCCTATAGTAGGGATAAATAAGACTCCTAGAATAAACTCTTTGATAGTTCTGCCTTTCGAGACTTTTGCAATAAAACTACCAACAAATGGAGCCCATGCTATCCACCATGCCCAGTAAAATAAGGTCCACCCTGCAATCCAGGAATTATCACCAAAAGGGCGGATTCTTAAGCTCATGTAAAGTACATCATCTAAATAACTTCCAGTTGTAGTAGTAAATACTTTGAAGATTTCGGAAGTGGGTCCTAAAAACAATAAGAGCATCATAATCCCAAATGCTAGTAAAATATTAAAATTTGAAAGAATTTTCATGCCCCTGTTAATACCAATGAGCGCAGATCCTGCAAAAAGTACTGTAACAATTAAAATGATAAAAATTTGCGTACTAACTACATTTGGAACATCAAATAAATGGCTTAACCCTCCAGCTATTTGCATAGTTCCAAGCCCTAAGGAGGTGGCAATGCCAAAAACTGTGGCAAAGATTGCTAAAACGTCAACTCCTTTCCCAATAGGTCCATAAATTCGATTCCCGATAATTGGATAAAAAGTAGAACTGATTAGCCCTGGAAGATCCTTTCTATATTGGAAAAAGGCTAAACTTAATCCAATAAGGGTGTATACAGCCCAGGGGTGCAACCCCCAATGAAAATAAGTATAGGTCATTGCGGTATTTGCAGCATTAGCAGTAGCCGCTTCTCCAAATGGCGGGGTCATATAATGAAATAATGGCTCAGCTACTCCCCAGAAAACCAGTCCAATCCCCATCCCTGCACTAAATAACATCGATATCCAAGATAATTTACTATAAACAGGTCTGTCAGTGTCTTTCCCTAATCGAATTTTTCCATACTTTGAGAAAATGAGCAAAAAAGCCATAATCAAAAAAACAAGAGTAGCTGTTAAATAAAACCACCCAAAATATTCCACAGTATTGGCTAGAAAGTAGTTAACCCACATTTCTAACAATTCATTAAAAAAAGCTCCAAATATTACAAACAGGACAACAAGAAACAGAGAAACACTTAGTACAATATTGTTTTGAATGAACCTCATGTAATCCTCCTCAATCGTTTTTTTGTTTAAGTGTTTTTATTAGAGTTAGTTCCCCCCCTTTTTTTGAAAGCGTTATCTCTTATTGAGAACGATAATAACATAATCATGATTAAAAAACAAAATTTATTGAAAATTATAAAGCATTATCACTAAAAAACTATTTACAATTTCAAGGTTTATAAATATAATGTAATCAATCACTTAAAAATAATCATGATTAATTATAGTTCATAAGGGAGGTAAGGAATGAAATTAGAAGTAGGAAATTTTCAAGTGAAAAGCGTTATTTTTGGCAGTCAAACTTCTTTTAATAATGGTGTATTAACCATTAATAAAGAAGAAGCTTTAGAGGTTGTTTATGAAGATGAAAGAATCATTTCAGCTGATATTGTCATTGCAAGACCTGGTGATTCAACTAGAATCACTCCCGTTAAAGAAGCAGTAGAACCTAGGTATAAAGTTTCTGGTGGAGTGTTGTTTCCAGGAGTAACGAACAAACTTATGCAAGTTGGAAGTGGGAGAACTCATGCCTTAAAAGGAACCAGTGTACTAGCAGTGGGAAAACATTGGGGGGGATTTCAAGACGGTCTCATTGATATGAGCGGTCCAGGATCTAAACAGACTATGTTTTCTGAATTATTAAATATTTGCTTGGTAGCTGATACAAATGAAGATTTCGAAAAAAATGAACAGCAGAAAAAAAATGAAGCATTACGTTGGGGAGCTATGAGGTTAGCTGAGTATTTGGGGAGTTGCGTGAAAGACTTAGAACCTGAAGATATGGATGTATATCACCACCATCCTCTTGATGAACAAACGGAGGAGATACAAAACCTTCCGGGAGTTGTATATGTTCTTCAACTACAATCCCAAATGCTTGACACGGGTTACAATGCCATGGTGTATGGCTGGGATGTTAGTCGTATGTTACCAACATTCATGTCACCTAATGAATTGCTGGATGGAGCTGTAGTTTCAGGAAGTTTTATGCCTGCTTCATCAAAAATATCTACGTATCAACATGTCAATAATCTTGTTTTGAAACAATTAATGAATGAACACGGAGAAACAATCAATTTTTTAGGTGTCATTGTCTCGAACTTGAATACTCAATTAGATGAGAAGGAGCGTGCTGCTCTGCAAGTTCAAAACCTAGCTACTTTACTAGGCGCACAAGGAGCGATCATCTCTGAAGAAGGATATGGTAACCCAGATATTGATTTCATTTTAACTTACAATAATTTAGAAAATGCTGGCATTAAAGTCGTAGGGATTACAAATGAATGTACGGGTAACGATGGAAAATCCCAACCGCTCGTTGATTTATCTGAAAAAGCAAATGCTATTGTATCAACGGGTAACGTTTCAGAACACCTTAAATTAGGGCCGATGGAAAAGGTTATTGGAGAGCTTGAAGCCGTGGCTAGAGATGGTAATTCGGGTGGATGGGCTGAATCGATAAAAGAAGATGGCTCCATTGAGATAGAAAACAACGGTATGTTCTGTGCGGACTCGGCTACAGGGAACCATTTTAAAACAGTTGTTGAGTATTAAGAGGGAAGGGGGAGAAAACTTGAAAAAAGCGATCCATTATATTAACCAATTTTTTGGGCAAATAGGTGGGGAAGACCAAGCAGACTTTGAACCAACGATTCAAGAAGGAACAGTTGGCCCTGCTTTATTGCTGAATAATTTATTAGGGTCCGAAGCTGAAGTCACACATACGGTGATTTGCGGTGACAATTTTATGGGCTCAAGGACAGAAGAAGCTATTGAAAGAATTTTAGATTTTTTAGAAGATAAACAGTTTGATATCTTCTTTGCCGGTCCAGCTTTCATGGCAGGACGTTATGGAGTGGCATGTGGTGAAATATGTAAAGCGGTAAGAGATAGATTTGATGTTCCTGTCATTAGCAGTATGTATGTTGAGAACCCAGGGGTGGATATGTTTCATAAAGATGTCTATATTTTCCCTGGTGGAAACAGTGCAGTATCGATGAGACAAGATGTTCCTAAAATGGCTCAATTTGCAAAGAAGCTTTTACTGGGAGAGGGCTTACAATCAGCAGAAGAGGAAGGGTATGTTCCATGTGGTATTCGTTTGGAATCATTTAAAGAACCGCCTATCCCCGCGGCTGATCGAGCTGTTGACATGCTGCTTAAAAAGCTCAATGGGGAGGAGTTTGAAACAGAAATGCCTATGCCTGTCATACAAAAGGTTCCAATTGCTCCCCCTGTTGAAGATGTAACGGAAGCGACGATTGCACTTATTACCTCTGGTGGAATCGTACCGTTAGGGAATCCGGACAAAATACAATCGGCCTCAGCAACAAAATGGGGAAAATACGACATTGACTTTGTTGAGACGTTAGAATCAGGCCAATGGGAAACCGTTCACGGAGGGTTTGACCCTACGGCAGCAAATACAGACCCAAATATTATCGTACCAGTTGATGTCTTACGGTCATTAGAGCAGGAACAAAAAATTGGCAAACTTCATCGTTACTTGTATTCAACTGTCGGTACAGGGACAACGCAGGCAGAAGCGACTCGAATGGGAAAAGAGATTGCTCAAGACCTTCATGAAGCGGAAATTTCTGCAGTGATTTTAACATCCACCTGAGGAACGTGTACTCGTTGCGGGGCAACGATAACGAAGGAAATTGAAAGAACAGGTATTCCAGTCGTTCAAATGGCTAATTTAGTCTCTATTGCTAAAACGGTAGGATCCAACCGTATAGTACCAACTATTTCAATTCCTCATCCGCTAGGGGATCCTACCACATCTGTTGAGGAACAGTGGAAACTGAGAAAACATCGAGTTGAGGTTGCAGTGGACGCGTTAGCAAATGATATTCAAGAAGCAACCATCGTGGAAGTAAAGGTTTAAGTTCAAATTCAGTATTTTAATTCTATTAAAGGAGGATTGTAAATGATAAAAGATAAAAAAGTGTTTGTTCTTGGAGAAAGAGATGGAGTGCCTGCTCCGGCGATTGAAGAGTGTATGAAAGCAGCAGGGGCTGAAATTATTTATAAAGATACTCAGTGCTTTGTTTGAACAGCTGCCGGTGCAATGGACCAGGTGGTCCAAGAAGAGGTAAAGAAAGCAACAGAAAAGTATGGTAGTGAAAATGTTTATGTCATTTTAGGGTCCCCAGATGAGGACAGTGCCGAAATTTTTGCTGAGACGGTTACGGCCGGAGATCCAACATATGCGGGACCGCTAGCTGGTGTAGCCTTAGGTCTTCCAGTCTATCATATTCTCGAAGATGAGATTAAGGAATTAATTCCGGAAGATGTTTACCAGGATCAAATAGGATTAATGGAATTGTCCTTAAATAAAGATGAAATCATTGATGCAATGAAAAATGCAAGACAAATTTCTGTAGAATAAGGGGGAGCCTATGAGTAGTAATAAGGTTTATGACGTGATTATTGCTGGAGCAGGTCCGGCTGGTATGACAGCAGCTGTCTATACATCGAGGGCAAAAATGGAAACATTAATGGTAGAAAAAGGCCTTCCTGGAGGGCAGATGACAAAAACAGAAGATATAGAGAACTATCCTGGATTTGAAGCAATTTTAGGCCCCGACTTATCGAATAAAATGTATGAACATTCTACCAAATTCGGGGCCGAATATATGCAAGGAAATATACAAGAAATAAGAGATGACTATCCCTTTAAAACAGTGATTGTAGATGATATGGAATATAAAACAAAATCAGTAATTATTGGTACAGGAGCTAAACACCGTTCTCTGGGTGTTCCAGGCGAAGAGGAGCTTTCAGGTTTTGGAGTTTCGTATTGTGCCGTATGTGATGGGGCATTTTTTACTGATCAAGAATTAGTTGTTGTGGGCGGGGGAGACTCGGCTGTTGAGGAAGCAATATTTTTAACTAGATTTGCGACAAAGGTTACCATTATTCACCGTCGAGATGAACTTCGGGCGCAAAAAATTATCCAAAAGCGAGCTTTTGAGAATGAAAAAATAAATTTTATTTGGAATCATACTGTAGAGGAAATATTAGGTGACGGAATGGTCTCAGGAGTTCGTATAAAAGATAAATTAACTGGTGATATTAGTGATTTTCCTTGTGCAGGAGTGTTTATTTACATTGGAATGGATCCTCTCAGCGAGTGTGTAAAAAATGTAGGAATAACCAATGAAAATGGATACATTGAAGTTGATGAAGACATGAAAACCAGGGTAAAAGGAATTTTCTCCGCAGGTGACGTGAATGAAAAAATGCTTCGTCAAATTATCACAGCAACTGGAGATGGCAGTAATGCAGCACTATCAGCCCAGCAATACGTAGAAAGTTTAGAAGAAGAATTAAAAGAAATGAATATGGAGGTGTAATATGACAGCGCCCGTTATTAAAGGATCTTCCTTTGTTATTACTCATACGCCAAGCCTGGTTCGTCATGGATCAAAACCAGTAAGAGAAATTGAGAAAAACCCTGAAGTCTTGGATCAAATATTAGGTGGGTTACGTAGTTTTCAAGAGGCGGTAGCTTACCCGCCAAACCAAGTATTTATCGGGAATCTGAGACCTGAATTACTAAAAGACTATGAAAGGCCATGGACGAATACTCAGCTTCAAGGTGCTGAACGATTCAGTCCCTGGGGAGAAATACTCCCGGAGGATGAATTTTATGGATGGCTGAAAATAGCTGATTCCTATAATTTGATCTCCCTAGAAGAAAATTTTTTACAAGAAAATGTGAAGGGTGCACTAGAAAACCATCCCTTGATATCTAAGGAAGACATCGAGTCATTAGGTACAGGCGTTTCACTGCACGAAATTGAAGAGAAGCTTGCAAACGATAACGCTTTACCATTGCATATCAAGAAAGATCAGCTTATCGGTGTAATGGAAGCGGGACATGATGAAGACAAGTTTCTTTCCGCTCATATTTTATTAGAGAATCTAAGTAATAAAGCATCGGGTATTGTAGCGATGCGCCATGCTCTAACGAATTTTGATATTTCACCTGAACAAATTGATTATGTAATTGGTTGTGATGAGGAAGCTGTGGGAGATCGTTATCAGCGAGGCGGCGGAAATATGGCCAAGTCAATTGCCGAGCATGCAGGATGTACCAATGCCTCTGGCTCAGATATCAAATCATTTTGTTGCGCTCCAGCCCATGCGATTAGTATTGCAGCAAGCCTTGTGCAAGCTGGTACTCATAAGGAAGTATTAGTAGTAGGTGGTGGTTGCTTAGCTAAACTTGGGATGAAATTTGCTGGAAATCTTTCAAAACAAATGCCGATCACGGAAGATCAAATGGGAGCTATAGCAATATTAATTGGACAAGATGATGGAGAAAACCCCCAAATTCGAATGGATGCTTTTGGAAAGCACGATATCTCTGCTGGATCTTCAGCCCAAGCTATTTATCAAACATTGGTGGTTAATCCTCTTGAAAAAATAGGTAAGAAAATTACTGATATTGATAAATATGCTGTTGAGCTTCATAACCCTGATGTGACGGAACCTAATGGAAATGGAAATGTTCCAAGGGGAAATTATCGTACAATTGCTGGTATGGCCGTACTACGAAAAGAAATGGATAAAACGGAAATGAATTCTTTTGAAGAGGAACGTGGAATGATAGGATTTTCCCCAACTCAAGGACACATTGCTTCAGCTATACCGTTTATTGGTCATGCAAGAGATATGATGAATAAAGGAGAAATAAATAATGCCATGTTTGTGGGAAAAGGGAGCCTTTTCTTAGGGAAAATGACAACGCTTTCTGATGGAATGTCTTTTATAATAGAAAAAAACAAAGGAGCTGAATAATCATGCAGGATGTAAATAAAAGAAATTTTGAAGAAGAGGTTCTTCAAGCTGAAAATCCAGTAATAGTAGACTTCTGGGGCCCCAGTTGTCAACCGTGTCTTAAGTTAATGCCGGATGTTGAAGATTTGGCTGAGGAGTATGGAGACCAAGTGAAGATGGTTAAGCTCAATAGCGCAGAAAACAGAAAAGTTTGTATTAATCACCGTGTAATGGGATTACCTACTTTTCTATTATTTAAAGATGGGAAAGAGGTTAATCGAATCTCTGGTGGTGAGCTGACTAAGGAAGATATAAAAAATTTAATCGATGAAAGCCTTGAAGTATCTCAATAATTTGAAAGGGTGAAGAAAGATGGATTTAGCTAATAAAAAAGTATTTGTCCTTGGAGAAAGGGATGGAGTGCCTGCTCCAGCGATTGAAGAGTGTATGAACGCAGCAGGGGCTGAAATTATTTATAAAGATACGCAGTGCTTTGTTTGAACAGCTGCCGGTGCAATGGACCAGGTGGTCCAAGAAGAGGTAAAGAAAGCAACAGAAAAGTATGGTAGTGAAAATGTTTATGTCATTTTAGGATCCCCAGATGAGGATAGTGCCGAAATTTTTGCTGAGACGGTTACGGCCGGAGATCCAACATATGCGGGACCGCTAGCTGGTGTAGCCTTAGGTCTTCCAGTCTATCATATTCTCGAAGATGAGATTAAGGAATTAATTCCGGAAGATGTTTACCAGGATCAAATAGGATTAATGGAATTGTCCTTAAATAAAGATGAAATCATTGATGCAATGAAGAGTGCTCGAGCAAGTCAAATTGTGTAAGCCCCTTGATGACAATCGATGCGATGTGCGTACGTTATGGAAAAGTCCCTTATTAAAAGGGACTTTTTCCAAACAAAAACAACAAATACAAGAAGCTATTACCAATTAAAGATACATGAACGGAAACTTTAGTTTATATCTATTGGTTAGCAAAAGAGAAATATATTGAAAAAGATTTTGTAGATATATGGAAACAAGAAATCAACCGTAGAGGTGAAAGAATTGAATTTATCTGAAACGAGTAACTTCCCATAGCTAAAAAAGACGTTAAGTTAAAAACTCTAAGATTTAAGGGGGGCAGTATAGTTGAATAATTTTATAGATGAAGCATTACAAGCTCATCGTGAAAACCATGGCAAACTTGAAATCACACCGAAAATAAAAGTTAGAAATCCTAAAGATTTAAGCTTGGCTTATTCTCCGGGAGTGGCAGAACCATGTAAGGAAATACAAAAAGATAAGAGTGCTGTTTTTGAATATACCATGAAAGGAAATATGGTTGCTGTGATATCCGACGGGACAGCAGTCCTTGGTTTAGGCAATATTGGAGCTGAAGCATCGATACCTGTTATGGAGGGGAAAGCAGTCTTATTTAAAAGTTTTGCTGGAGTGGACGCGTTTCCACTTTCTTTAAATACAACGAGCATAAACAAAATAGTGGAAACTGTGAAATTGCTTGAACCAAACTTTGGGGGGATTAATCTCGAAGATATTTCAGCTCCTAACTGTTTTATTATAGAAGAGCGGCTTAAACAGGAGACAAATATCCCCATTTTCCATGACGATCAGCATGGAACCGCAATTGTTACGGTAGCTGGTTTATTAAATGCATTAAAATTAGTCAATAAACCGATAACCGATATAAAGGTAGTGGTAAATGGTGCAGGAGCAGCTGGGATTGCTAATATAAAGTTGCTAAATAAAATAGGAATAGAGAATCTCTTTTTATGTGATTCTAAAGGAATTATTTATGAGGGTAGACCTTTTGGAATGAGTGAGTCCAAAGAGAAGGCGTCGAAAATTACTAACCCTGAAAAGGTTCAAGGAACATTGAAAGATGTTTTAAAAGAAGCTGATGTCTTTATAGGAGTTTCAGCAGCAGGGACATTAAGTAAGGAGATGGTGAGAAGCATGAATGAGAATGCAATCATTTTTGCTATGGCAAACCCAGATCCTGAAATAATGCCTGATGAGGCTAAAGAAGCTGGTGCACGAATAGTAGGCACAGGACGATCGGACTTTCCCAATCAAGTGAATAATGTATTGGCGTTCCCGGGTATATTCCGTGGAGCTCTTGATGTTCATGCTACCGAGATCAATGAAGAAATGAAACTTGCAGCAGCTTATACTATTGCTTCGCTTATACCAGAAGAGGAATTATCAGAGGAATATGTAATTCCAGGTCCTTTTGACCCCCGAGTTGCACCGAATGTAGCAGCTGCAGTTGCCCAGGAGGCTATAGCAACAGGAGTTGCAAGAAGAGAAGTGGAGCCTTACAAGGTCAAAGAAAAAACAGAGAGACTATCTTTGATTAGAAAAGAGGAACTAATATTTTAAAGTAGTATATTTTGACAACAAAAATAAACAAAAACAAGTGTTTACCCATTGAAAATTATGAGGAGTAAAGAACTTTTTTCTTAAGGAGTTCGCCTAAAGAGTATTAAATAACAAAGTCATATGGCAATAGAAATCTTTTATCTAATCTTGAAATGAATTTATAAATCACGTGTTGAACTTGGTATTCGGATCGGGGGGACAGTGAATGAGTAAAGCAAGGTTTAAACTTAATAGTTTTGAATATGGGGAAAGTTTTGGAGTGCAGAAGGTAACCATATGTGGAACTCTCTTTCTCTCGGAATCTATAAAAACGCGAATTTATGAGGTGTACCAATTAAGAGATTTTAATAATAAGATTTCTTCTTCGGATCCCCGTACTCTTACGTTTAATGAAGTAGAAAAGTTATCTAATAAATATTATATTGACAAAATTTCATAACAAGTCCAATAATCCCCGTCTTTTAGTTAGATGGGGATTTTAATATGTATCTTATTTTGAACGCTGGGACACCTGGGTTTTTCGGTGAATTAATTTAGAACTTAACACTTCCAATATTCCCTGCTCTAACCCCCATTTAAAAGCTTTCTAGTAACGACAATACAGGACGGTTGATTTAACCTTTCGATGCATTACGAAGTCACTGAAGAAAGCATTGTTAGGAAACTAAAACGACAAAGTTTGTATAACGAAATAGATACAAGTAGCAGGAGAGATGTTCATAAAGAACCCAAAAGCTTTCAACTTGTTCATAAGAAAATATTTATGAACTAACCACATAGTTTTTAACATATCGCTCCAATTAATGCATATGGGTTATGCGCTAAAAACGTGGGAATTAGTAGATATATACATTTTTTTAAATGGAGTTTGGAGAGATGATGGAAGAGATAAAGAGATAAAGTGGCGGGATTGCGTGGGAATCGAACCCACCGGAGACTGCACGAGCCTCCCTGGAGGTTTTGAAGACCTAGAGGGACACCAGTTCCCTATCCAATCCCGTAGGTATTATTTATATTTTTATTATAAATAGATGTGTTATAAATTTCAAGTATTAAATAATCAAAATTATATAATAATCTAACGTTATAAACTTACATAGTAGGAAATGAATTTTTTAATAAAAAAATTTATTTATAAATAATCATGATTATATTGTGATTTAGATTATTTAATGTTATTCTCGATATAACAATTAGTTATTTATTAAATCCACTATTTCAAATTAAGAAAGGAGAACATTATGAAGAATTCTGTTTTATTTGTATCTTTGCTTTTAGTCATGGTTACATCTGCATCCTGTAGCAATAAAGCTGATGGAACTTCAAAAGAAAACTCAGAGCTTACTATTTTTGCTGCTGCTCAACTTCAAGATGTTTTTAAAGAATTAAGTGACGTATTTGAAGAGAAGACAGACAGTAATGTCAAGATTAGTTTTGCGGGGAGTCAAGTTGTGAGAACTCAAATTGAACAAGGAGCACAAGCGGATATATTTGCTTCGGCTAATTTATCCCATATGGAGGCTCTACAAGATCGAGGTCTTGTTAGTGATGATGTTATTTTTTCACATAATTTTCTTACGGTTCTTCTCCCAGAAGAAAATCCTGCAGGGATTGAAAGGTTAGAAGAATTAGGGGAGAAAAGCTACCGTTTGGTTTTAGGAGTTGAAGATGTACCTATAGGTATTTACGCGAGACAATTTTTAGATAAAGCAAATGATCGCTACGGCTCTCAATATAAGGAGCAAGTTTTAGCAAATACATCTTCTCTAGAAACAAATACAAGACAAGTTTCAGGAAAGATTGCATTAGGAGAAGGAGATATTGGAATTACTTATGTAACT
This DNA window, taken from Alteribacillus bidgolensis, encodes the following:
- a CDS encoding TetR/AcrR family transcriptional regulator; the protein is MKKAKNKEIQTIRMMVYFIDATSEIIEQEGMDKITIRKVADLAGFNSATIYNYFEELSHLIFFASMRYVKKYINALPEYLASTEDPLEQYLKIWECFSRFSFSDPHIYYAVFSSNLGYPAEKLLKDYYGMFPTDLVEVPAELREMLLESNVTKRDFIALKPCIEKGYIKSEDASQISEIHFLIWQGMHTMFLNKRCEYTVEEATEITVNHIRATMQKP
- the grdA gene encoding glycine/sarcosine/betaine reductase complex selenoprotein A; translated protein: MIKDKKVFVLGERDGVPAPAIEECMKAAGAEIIYKDTQCFVUTAAGAMDQVVQEEVKKATEKYGSENVYVILGSPDEDSAEIFAETVTAGDPTYAGPLAGVALGLPVYHILEDEIKELIPEDVYQDQIGLMELSLNKDEIIDAMKNARQISVE
- a CDS encoding glycine/sarcosine/betaine reductase component B subunit, coding for MKLEVGNFQVKSVIFGSQTSFNNGVLTINKEEALEVVYEDERIISADIVIARPGDSTRITPVKEAVEPRYKVSGGVLFPGVTNKLMQVGSGRTHALKGTSVLAVGKHWGGFQDGLIDMSGPGSKQTMFSELLNICLVADTNEDFEKNEQQKKNEALRWGAMRLAEYLGSCVKDLEPEDMDVYHHHPLDEQTEEIQNLPGVVYVLQLQSQMLDTGYNAMVYGWDVSRMLPTFMSPNELLDGAVVSGSFMPASSKISTYQHVNNLVLKQLMNEHGETINFLGVIVSNLNTQLDEKERAALQVQNLATLLGAQGAIISEEGYGNPDIDFILTYNNLENAGIKVVGITNECTGNDGKSQPLVDLSEKANAIVSTGNVSEHLKLGPMEKVIGELEAVARDGNSGGWAESIKEDGSIEIENNGMFCADSATGNHFKTVVEY
- a CDS encoding glycine betaine uptake BCCT transporter, giving the protein MRFIQNNIVLSVSLFLVVLFVIFGAFFNELLEMWVNYFLANTVEYFGWFYLTATLVFLIMAFLLIFSKYGKIRLGKDTDRPVYSKLSWISMLFSAGMGIGLVFWGVAEPLFHYMTPPFGEAATANAANTAMTYTYFHWGLHPWAVYTLIGLSLAFFQYRKDLPGLISSTFYPIIGNRIYGPIGKGVDVLAIFATVFGIATSLGLGTMQIAGGLSHLFDVPNVVSTQIFIILIVTVLFAGSALIGINRGMKILSNFNILLAFGIMMLLLFLGPTSEIFKVFTTTTGSYLDDVLYMSLRIRPFGDNSWIAGWTLFYWAWWIAWAPFVGSFIAKVSKGRTIKEFILGVLFIPTIGTFAWFSVFGGSSLHLVHNMGNTALSDAAQTDVTEALFVFFQYFPFSTTLSFIAVILVVSFFVTSADSSTFILSVFSSKGNLNPSWKIKLTWGCLLSLVSIVLLLSGSLETLQSASIAAAFPFAIIMSVMCYSLLKGLILEHKKIQNYPKRNVSNIKEKDHKEIM
- a CDS encoding glycine/betaine/sarcosine/D-proline family reductase selenoprotein B, which translates into the protein MKKAIHYINQFFGQIGGEDQADFEPTIQEGTVGPALLLNNLLGSEAEVTHTVICGDNFMGSRTEEAIERILDFLEDKQFDIFFAGPAFMAGRYGVACGEICKAVRDRFDVPVISSMYVENPGVDMFHKDVYIFPGGNSAVSMRQDVPKMAQFAKKLLLGEGLQSAEEEGYVPCGIRLESFKEPPIPAADRAVDMLLKKLNGEEFETEMPMPVIQKVPIAPPVEDVTEATIALITSGGIVPLGNPDKIQSASATKWGKYDIDFVETLESGQWETVHGGFDPTAANTDPNIIVPVDVLRSLEQEQKIGKLHRYLYSTVGTGTTQAEATRMGKEIAQDLHEAEISAVILTSTUGTCTRCGATITKEIERTGIPVVQMANLVSIAKTVGSNRIVPTISIPHPLGDPTTSVEEQWKLRKHRVEVAVDALANDIQEATIVEVKV